Part of the Limihaloglobus sulfuriphilus genome is shown below.
GTTAAAACTTATGGCAGATAAATATAAATGGAACTTTAAAAAATACTTTCGCAGTTCAGCCTACGGCTGGAACGGAACGGCTAAAGCATCCAAAAGGATGAGAGAGGCTGTCTCTGAGATAAAGAAAGTTGCCAAAAAGGACTCTGCCCTTGCTGGAGAAGGGGCAGTTGAACTCTGTTCCCGCTTATATCCAGCTCTTATGTATATTGACAGTTCATCAGGAGCCTTGGGGACTGCTTTAAATAGAACAATGGATGCTCTTACTCCTATTCTTATCAGTGCTGAATGGGATATGAATACAAGAGGCAAGTGGCTTAAAAAACTCTTTGATGCCATACAGGATGAGGGTTGGGGGATTTTTGATGACCTAAGAGACCGTTGGGGAGAAATATGCGTATATCCTGGGCTTGCCAATCTGTGGGCTGACAGTTTGATTCCACAAGTCAAAGAGTGCTGGCTGAGTGAGAAGTGGTATTTCTTTGTGGGTTCAGATATGTGTCTTTCCTGTCTTTTATTTACTGAGCGTTATGATGAAATTGAGGAGTTACTGAAATTAAGGAGAAAAACGTTCTGGCCATACAACAAGTATCAGGCAATGGCGTTGGCTAAGCAGGGCAAACAGGAAGAAGCCCTTGCATATGCTGAGAAAATGAAGTTGGATGACAGTTCGGGGAACAGTGATTATTCTATCAACAATTATTGTGAATCATTGCTGATAGATATGGGCAGAACAGAAGAGGCTTATGAAAAGTATGGTCTGAATTTCCCTTATAGTGGCACAAAGATTAACATCTATCGCTCTATCTGTAAAAGATACCCTGATATTGATAAAAAGAAAATATTAATTGATTGTATTGAGAAGAAAGGAGAACCGGGAAAATGGTTTGCGGCGGCAAAAGATGCCGGTTTTTATGATATAGCAATGAAGTGTGCCAAGTCGTCTAGTTCCGACCCATTTACTCTTTTAAGAGCATCGAGGGATTTTGCTGATAAAAATACCGATTTTGCTCTTTTTGTCGGCATAAAAGCTATTGTCAAGATGCTTAGGGAAGATTTTTATGAAGAAATATCTACATTTGATATAATCTCTGCATACAGGCAAATAGAACAAACTGCCCAGAACCATGGCAGATTGGCTGAACTTAAAAATTCTTTAAACAGAGAAATTAATGAAAAAAAATGCAAACCAGTTTTTAGAA
Proteins encoded:
- a CDS encoding tetratricopeptide repeat protein; its protein translation is MADKYKWNFKKYFRSSAYGWNGTAKASKRMREAVSEIKKVAKKDSALAGEGAVELCSRLYPALMYIDSSSGALGTALNRTMDALTPILISAEWDMNTRGKWLKKLFDAIQDEGWGIFDDLRDRWGEICVYPGLANLWADSLIPQVKECWLSEKWYFFVGSDMCLSCLLFTERYDEIEELLKLRRKTFWPYNKYQAMALAKQGKQEEALAYAEKMKLDDSSGNSDYSINNYCESLLIDMGRTEEAYEKYGLNFPYSGTKINIYRSICKRYPDIDKKKILIDCIEKKGEPGKWFAAAKDAGFYDIAMKCAKSSSSDPFTLLRASRDFADKNTDFALFVGIKAIVKMLREDFYEEISTFDIISAYRQIEQTAQNHGRLAELKNSLNREINEKKCKPVFRNVLLRILKNE